The window AAATCATGTGCTTCCTCATCAGAAAGCTGGGTGCATAAAGACATCTGGTGCCGACAAAATatgaaggcgtgggtgaagatgACGGATGGTGGCGTCCTGTGGTTCTGGTCAAGCATGATGTACACTAGGAAGATACATAGGGCATGCCCTTGCCAACCTTGGATGGAAGCTTAGTGGAGTAGCTTCTTACATAGTTCCTCTTGCTTTCATCTCTTCTGTACTTTTCTTTTTTCTGTCTCAGTTTCCTTTTGCGTTTAATATATATGGTATGTTTATTCCTTGGTGGGCAGTAGGTTAAGGTGGAGAGCTGCAGTTTTTGTGCAAGCCCTCTGTAAGTTCAATGTTGGGTCGCAGATGAATAAAGCTATTCTGTTTAATTTTCCTCTTTCTTTGAGCTGTAATTTCCTTGTCACTTATTAATGGTGCAGTTCTGAACAAGATTCATCTATATGTGCAGCATTGCATGTAATAAGCAATAGAGACGAAGTCCTACAGGGCAACTTTCTGCGTACTTCCTATGGAATGGCTAATTCCAGAGTAGCAAAATACGCAGTCTTCTTTTTGTACTGTACTTTCATAATCTTGCGAATTTCATATACGTGgttgttttttttgaaacattGCCAACTTATTTACTCATTTTCGCTCAGATGGATAAACAACATTATCTCACCCGGCTCCAAATCTCACCGAAtcttccacccacccacccacctgCGCCAGCTCTAAAgatagcggcggcggcggcgggtgagcTCGCGCATAACGGATCGATCCCAGCTCTAGAGGGGAGCAGCCATGGCGGGGGACGGCGACGAGGAGCcgccggcgacgggcggcgacaAGCTGATCCTGCGGGGCCTGCAGTTCCACGGGTTCCACGGCGTGAAGCAGGAGGAGAAGAAGCTGGGCCAGAAGTTCGTGGTCGACGTGGACGCCTGGAtggacctcgccgccgccggggaCTCGGACGACATCGCCCACACCGTCAGCTACACCGACATCTACAGGTGATATGCACTACTCCCCATCTCGGGCAGAAGtacagcttcagcttcaggttcCTGACACCAGAGTCTGTAATGTCGCTGTGCAGGATAGCCAAGGGCGTGGTGGAAGGCCCGTCGCGCAACCTCTTGGAGTCGGTGGCTCAGTCGATCGCCGGCTCCACGCTGCTCGAGTTCCCCCAGATCTCCGCCGTCCGGGTGAAGGTCGGGAAGCCCCACGTCGCGGTGCAGGGCATCGTCGACTACCTGGGTGTGGAGATACTGAGGCGCAGAGGGGCATGAGCACAAGAACTGAACAGAATTCATCTCAGTTGAGCCGATCGATCTCTGTCTCTTATACCTATGTGTGAATGAACATATGTTGATTGCGCTCATGAAACAAGAATCACGAACAGAATAATTTCTGAAATGGGGATCATGTTCTTGCCTGCATATAATAGTTTCTGAACATTTTTTTAGAAGAAAAGGCCACAGGTCCCTGCTCAGTAGAGAGCAAAATTACCAGTTTGTGAGGTGTATAAGTGCAGGAGAGAGCATCATAAACCAACCAGATCTCAACCCACTGAGTCCTCCTGGCCATGATGCTGCATCACCTGCATGTGTTTGGATGGATCTACGACGAGGGAGGGTCAGGTCACTCCCCGGTTTTGTAAGCTCAAGGTTGGTAAAGTAATCAACCACACACGTCGTGCAGGAAACTAAGAGAAGCATGCCAATGATATTGAGTTGTCAGAATCCACAAACAATCAGCCATTGCTAGCTTCGACGCCACCCCGAGCCAGCACCTGCAACTACCGAAAGGATTTGTCTGAGTGTTGGAGAGCATTGCCTTCAACGGCCAAGGCCACGGCATGTCTTCAGGTGGAACATCGACAAAATCAAAATGACGACCTACACATGGCTCTGGCTATGACAGTGAGACGTGCAGGCCGTCCAAACTCTGCCCGGGAACTGATACGGCACCCTTACCCTTTGAAACTCTTGGCCTTTCCCATTGACATGTAGGATAATTGTTTCACTCCAACATCTCATACTTGATTAAGAATAAAAGAGATGGTTTGGCGACATGTTATACCGAGCTATTGATCTTTAGCTAGCTAGCTTCACCATTTATACCGGGAGTTTGCAGCTAGATCATACAATTATGGCCACGTGGTCATGCATATATCATTTGGGCATCTACATCTCGTGTTGTGATATTTTTTCCTTTCACCTAACTGGCACGAAGGGTCTTCTGTCTTACTTGAAGTAATAAGCATGTAAAAATGATGTGGGTGGCGCTTTCTAGGTTCGGGCTCCGCACGGACTATGATCTGTCAAAACAGATCCCTACTTGTGCCTGCTGCGGTTGCCTTGGCCTGTTGGCCCTGGTGGTACTCCGTTCCAGTTCAGAGCAGATTAAAATAGAATATCACACTATATCCCAGAAAAGAAACTTGTTATAGCGTAGGGCACAAAACTTGGAAATTCATTTTTCATGAAGAAAATGTATAAGAGACATTGATTGCGTTTATGAAATATGACTGAAACATAGGAATATTATTAAAAATAGTTGGAACTTTGAAATAATTTAATGTTTCTAAAACTATTTCTAAAACAATGTAAAATGTGGTAAAATTCAACCATTTGAAAATTACACACTAGTGCAGCTGTCCTATGCAAACAGTTAAAACGTCCTTCCGCCAACACAATTTTCAATTGTCGCCTTGCAAAGGTGTGCGAAAGGGAGGGTATATCGCGCACGATACAGATTAATCATTTGTGATAGCTCCGCCCACCGGTGGCCCAGTCGATCGCCGGCTCCACGCTGCCCGAGTTCCCCCAGATCTCCGCTGTCCGGTTGAAGGTCGGGAGCCCCACGTCACGGTGCAGGGCGTCGTCGACTACCTGGGGGTGGAGATACTGAGGTGAAAAGAAGCATGAGCATAAGAACTGAACAGAATTAATCTCAGTTGAGCCGATCGATCTCTATGTCTTATATTATCTATGTATGAACATATGTTGATTGCGCTCATGAGATAAGAATCATGAACGGAATAATTTCTGAAATGGGGATCATGTTCTTGCCTGCATATGGTTTCTGAACATTTTTGTAGAAGAAAAGGCCACAGGTCCTGCTCAGTAGAGAGCAAAAGTACCAGTTTGTGAGGAGAGAGCATCATAAACCAACCAGATCTCAACCCATGGAGGTCCTGGTCATGATGTTGCATCACCTGCATGTGTTTAGATGGATCGGCCTGCGGAGTACCAAAACCAGTGTGGATCTTAGTTTCCACTGACCCATTACGGCCAAAGCAGGGTCAGGTCCCTTCTTGATTTGTTGTCAGAATCCACAGACAATCAGACATTCGACTCGAGCACGTTCACCGCTTGTCTCATAACTAAATTGAAGACGAACACTTAACGCTCATGTATATACCACTATGAAAAGGAAAGTAACAACAATGGGCTGCAGCATGAGTCGTCTAGCGACGATCTCGCTAGTTATCATCATCCTGCTCTTCATGCCAGGTGCAGTGCAATGGCACCCTGCTCAGTAGAGAGCAAAAGTACCAGTTTGTGAGGTGTATACAGCACAGGAGAGAGCATCATAAACCGACCGGATCTCAACCCACAGAGTCCTCCTGGTCGTGATGTTGCATCACCTGCATGTGTTTGGATGGATCTACGTGGAGTACCAAAACCGGTGTGGATCTCAGTTTCCACTGACCCATTACGACGGAAGGAGGGTCAGGCCCCTTCTCGATTTCGTAAGCTCGAGGCTAGTAAAGTGATCTCAGTTTCTACACACATCGTGCAGGAACCTAAGAGAGAAGCATGCCAATAACATTGAGTTGTCAGAATCCACGACTTCCACTCGAAGCAAACAATTCAGTTTTCACCACGCTCACTGCTTGTCTCCTAACTGAATCGAAGAGGTAGACTTGACGCTCATGTTGTATCACGTATATATACACTTGTCTCACCACTATGAAGCAAACAATCAGACAATGGGCTGCTGCATGAGTCGTCTCGCAATGATCTCGCTAGTTGTCCTCGTCCTGCTCTTCATGCCAGGTGCAGTGCAATGGCAGCTGCCGTTGCCAGCTTCCACGCCACCCCAAGCCAGCAACTGCCACTGCCGAAAGGTTTTGTTTGAGTGTGGGAGAGCAATGCCTTTGACGGCCAAGGCCACGGCCATGTCTTCAGGTGGAACATCGACAAAATCGGTTGGGCGACCTAGGTATGGCCCTGGCTACGACAGTAAGACGTGGAGATCGTCCAAACTCTGCCGGGGAACTGATGCGATGCACATACCCTTAAAACTCTTGGCCCTTCCCACTGCCCTGTAGGATATTTGTTTCACTCCAACATCGAATAAAAGAAATGGTTTGACGGCATGTTACTGAGCTATCGATCTTTAACTAGCTAGCTTCACCATTTTAATTGGGAATTTGCAGCTAGATCATACAATTATGGCCACGTGGTCATGCATATATCATTTGGGCATTTACATCTCGTTTTGTgatatttttttcctttcatcTAACTGGCATGAAGGGCCTTCCGTCTTACGTGAAGTAAGCATGTAAAAATGATGTGGGTGGCGCTTTCTAGGTTCGGGCTCCGCACGGACTATGATCTGTCAAAGCTCTGTCAAAACAGATCCCTACTTGTGGCTGTTGCCGTTGCCTTGTCCGGTTGGCCCTGGTGGGACGTACTGTATATTCCAGTTCATAGCAGATTAAAATAGAACATCACACTATATCCCAACAAAGAAACTTGTTATAACGTAGGGCACAACACTTATTCATTTTTCATGACGAAACCATATAAGCAACATTGCGGGTGGAAGTGAGGAAGAAGATTGATAGTTTGCGGGGCGCCTACCTATGGGCGGGATGTGACAAGGTGACTGGTGGAAAATGCAAGGTCAACTGGGAACTTGTCTGTAAGCCCAAGATCTTCGGTGGTTTGGGCACAACCTGGAGAAGTTTGCTACTGCCCTTCGATTGCGATGGCTTTGGTATGAATGGGCTGACCCACCTAAGACTTGGGTTGGGATGGGAACGCCATGCAATGACAATGATAGGGACATTTTTGCGGCGGCCACCACGGTTCACATTGGAGATGGAGGTAAGGCGAAGTTCTGGGAATCACCCTGGCTCCAAGGCATGAGACCCAAAGATATTGCTCTTAGGATCTTTGACCTCTCAAAAAAGAAATCTTGCTCAGTCCAAACTGCTCTCCTCAACAACTTTTGGGTTAATCAAATTGATACCCATCATGGGATCACCCTTGAGAACCTACATGAGTTCACCACACTTTGGGAGAAACTATCCTCTGTTCTCAACAACAGTGTGCAAGATACTATCCAATGGAAGTTCACCTCTCAAGGAGAATACTCGACATCGACTGCCTATATGGCGCTGTTTGCGGGACACACGACTAGCATCATGCCTGCTGCTGTTTGGAAGGTTTGGGCCCCTCCGAAATGCAAGTTTTTGCTTGGGTTCATAATTCAAAACAGAGTATGGACGGCCGATCGATTGCTCCGCCGTGGCTGGCCGAACTGCAACCTTTGCCCGCTTTGCAAGCAATTCCAGGAAATGGCGGCGCATCTTCTCTTCCAGTGTAGGTTCTCCCAGCGTGTTTGGGTTGAGGTTGCTGCGTGGATTAGCCTACATGGTGATGTGGTGAGGAGCTGGAGAGTTGAGGCTTCAGTt is drawn from Aegilops tauschii subsp. strangulata cultivar AL8/78 chromosome 1, Aet v6.0, whole genome shotgun sequence and contains these coding sequences:
- the LOC109741175 gene encoding dihydroneopterin aldolase 2 is translated as MAGDGDEEPPATGGDKLILRGLQFHGFHGVKQEEKKLGQKFVVDVDAWMDLAAAGDSDDIAHTVSYTDIYRIAKGVVEGPSRNLLESVAQSIAGSTLLEFPQISAVRVKVGKPHVAVQGIVDYLGVEILRRRGA